In Ctenopharyngodon idella isolate HZGC_01 chromosome 20, HZGC01, whole genome shotgun sequence, the following proteins share a genomic window:
- the adgrg11 gene encoding adhesion G-protein coupled receptor G2 isoform X1, whose product MQNEVPPISDEMIQVFVKTQHLFTSSSMFLRNLEILSGMKLNICSLLFILSALLCVSSKKDENECKHSNKPECALYKKEIQKKSDNGNDAENLIFILGTDGFMGYMETGDCWNVTQNQSVTLCNSSGLSERKLFSITVFSFKEDETKPTYSSDYVNISTHSPYELNISRPIIPTFVCVLEGCCSNHTWTNWITGGCNWTLPKHFAVTKCSMTCLNPTTACEKAEYNPTCKDDNAGDESKMNTIRISNKTATCFKCGSPFQKLEEFQDIPSEMSNLFNNTNKTEVDAGAAVVVMKNLTNLVSLMKNLTIASISMGSIKGVLKKIQNVTDIKKAAFIYSLETGIKVIDDFSVLNNYSNAFTIPKEASLQAFNKSAGNAFLGLFRFPSMTKDENNSTVLGNEVYAIEMGTGISNLTENISLVFSNKEQTKGTCHSWDGRGNKPNWTTEGCFTESSESKITCNCQHLTFFAVLMTPPDVTISESDLVNLTYITYIGCGLSMFFLGVAFFIHFLLRKAKATNSAHVLMNLFFALFLLNVAFLSNEYVARANSHNACKVMAAFMHYCLLASFTWFAVEALHLCLQMARQSGVIKHYILKISVIGWVPPALIVSILFVLRKYGEQTIQTESSNVTMCWILDTTVHYTVNIGYYCFVFIFTFSTCIVVLRWLSMLKVSKFNKAVKVKRTGTATLDVTTVLGLCCLLGLTWSFAFFSYGGLRMSSYYIFTILNSFQGLFLFIYYVKTSTLFGDSVPSEDSNNMTEETNTENPYDNQLPPPSKKDF is encoded by the exons ATGCAAAATGAAGTTCCACCTATATCTGATGAAATGATACAAGTATTTGTAAAGACTCAGCATCTCTTCACCAG CTCTTCAATGTTTTTGAGGAACCTGGAGATCCTGTCAGGGATGAAGTTGAACATCTGTAGTCTCCTGTTCATTTTATCTGCCCTCTTATGCGTATCttcaaaaaaagatgaaaacGAATGTAAACATTCTAATAAACCTGAGTGTGCTCtttataaaaaagaaattcagaAAAAATCAGACAACGGTAATGATGCTGAGAATTTAATCTTCATACTCGGTACAGATGGATTCATGGGATACATGGAAACAG GTGATTGCTGGAACGTAACACAAAACCAATCTGTTACTCTGTGCAATTCTTCTGGATTGTCAG AGAGGAAACTATTCAGTATCACTGTTTTTTCATTCAAAGAAGATGAGACCAAACCAACATACAGCAGTG ATTATGTGAATATATCTACACACTCACCATACGAACTCAACATAAGCAGACCAATTATACCTACGTTTGTCTGTGTATTAGAAGGGTGCTGCAGTAATCACACTTGGACAAACTGGATTACAGGAG GTTGTAATTGGACCCTTCCAAAACATTTTGCAGTCACAA AATGTAGTATGACCTGCCTGAATCCCACAACGGCATGTGAGAAAGCAGAATATAATCCCACATGCAAGG ATGATAATGCAGGCGATGAAAGCAAAATGAACACCATTAGGATATCTAACAAAACTGCAACTTGTTTTAAGTGTGGAAGTCCGTTTCAAAAGTTGGAAGAATTCCAAGATATACCCTCAGAAATGTCAAATCtatttaataatactaataaaacaGAGGTAGATGCTGGGGCAGCTGt TGTGGTCATGAAAAATCTCACCAATCTGGTATCTTTGATGAAGAATTTGACCATAGCATCTATATCCATGGGTAGCATTAAAGGGGTTttaaagaaaattcaaaatgtgacTGATATCAAGAAGGCCGCTTTCATCTACTCTTTAGAAACTGGCATCAAA GTTATAGATGATTTTTCCGTACTGAATAATTATTCCAACGCTTTCACTATTCCAAAGGAAGCCTCTCTGCAAGCGTTCAACAAAAGTGCAGGAAATGCTTTTTTGGGTCTTTTCAGATTTCCCAGCATGACaaag gaTGAAAACAACAGTACAGTTTTGGGGAATGAAGTTTATGCAATCGAAATGGGCACAGGCATTTCAAATCTGACTGAAAACATCAGTTTGGTCTTCAGCAATAAAGAG CAGACGAAAGGAACTTGTCATTCATGGGATGGACGTG GAAATAAGCCAAACTGGACAACTGAAGGGTGCTTTACTGAGTCCAGTGAAAGTAAGATTACATGTAATTGCCAACACTTGACTTTCTTCGCTGTGCTTATG ACCCCTCCAGATGTAACCATTTCTGAAAGTGACCTTGTCAATCTGACCTACATCACGTACATCGGCTGCGGCCTCTCCATGTTTTTCCTGGGAGTCGCATTTTTTATTCACTTCCTCTTAAG GAAAGCGAAGGCCACTAATTCAGCCCACGTGCTGATGAATCTCTTTTTTGCACTGTTTCTGCTCAACGTGGCCTTCCTGTCTAATGAATACGTTGCACGTGCGAATAGCCACAACGCCTGCAAGGTCATGGCTGCATTCATGCACTACTGCTTGCTGGCCAGTTTCACCTGGTTTGCGGTGGAGGCTTTACACCTCTGCCTGCAAATGGCCAGACAATCAGGCGTCATCAAACATTACATCCTCAAGATCTCTGTGATTGGGTGGG TTCCTCCTGCTCTTATTGTCAGTATCCTTTTTGTCTTGCGCAAATATGGTGAGCAGACCATACAGACAGAGTCAAGCAATGTAACCAT GTGCTGGATTTTAGACACCACTGTCCACTACACCGTGAACATCGGTTATTACTGCTTCGTCTTCATCTTCACCTTCTCCACCTGCATCGTGGTGCTGCGATGGCTCTCCATGCTGAAGGTGAGCAAGTTTAACAAGGCTGTAAAGGTGAAACGCACAGGAACCGCCACCTTGGACGTCACCACCGTCCTGGGCCTCTGCTGTCTGCTGGGACTCACCTGGAGTTTCGCGTTCTTCAGCTACGGAGGTCTGCGTATGTCCTCGTACTACATATTCACCATACTAAACTCCTTCCAAG GATTGTTCTTGTTCATATATTACGTGAAAACGAGCACCCTCTTTGGAGACTCAGTGCCATCAGAAGATAGCAACAACATGACTGAAGAAACCAACACAGAAAACCCATATGATAACCAACTACCACCACCCTCCAAAAAGGACTTCTGA
- the adgrg11 gene encoding adhesion G-protein coupled receptor G2 isoform X2 — MGTGISNLTENISLVFSNKEQTKGTCHSWDGRGNKPNWTTEGCFTESSESKITCNCQHLTFFAVLMTPPDVTISESDLVNLTYITYIGCGLSMFFLGVAFFIHFLLRKAKATNSAHVLMNLFFALFLLNVAFLSNEYVARANSHNACKVMAAFMHYCLLASFTWFAVEALHLCLQMARQSGVIKHYILKISVIGWVPPALIVSILFVLRKYGEQTIQTESSNVTMCWILDTTVHYTVNIGYYCFVFIFTFSTCIVVLRWLSMLKVSKFNKAVKVKRTGTATLDVTTVLGLCCLLGLTWSFAFFSYGGLRMSSYYIFTILNSFQGLFLFIYYVKTSTLFGDSVPSEDSNNMTEETNTENPYDNQLPPPSKKDF; from the exons ATGGGCACAGGCATTTCAAATCTGACTGAAAACATCAGTTTGGTCTTCAGCAATAAAGAG CAGACGAAAGGAACTTGTCATTCATGGGATGGACGTG GAAATAAGCCAAACTGGACAACTGAAGGGTGCTTTACTGAGTCCAGTGAAAGTAAGATTACATGTAATTGCCAACACTTGACTTTCTTCGCTGTGCTTATG ACCCCTCCAGATGTAACCATTTCTGAAAGTGACCTTGTCAATCTGACCTACATCACGTACATCGGCTGCGGCCTCTCCATGTTTTTCCTGGGAGTCGCATTTTTTATTCACTTCCTCTTAAG GAAAGCGAAGGCCACTAATTCAGCCCACGTGCTGATGAATCTCTTTTTTGCACTGTTTCTGCTCAACGTGGCCTTCCTGTCTAATGAATACGTTGCACGTGCGAATAGCCACAACGCCTGCAAGGTCATGGCTGCATTCATGCACTACTGCTTGCTGGCCAGTTTCACCTGGTTTGCGGTGGAGGCTTTACACCTCTGCCTGCAAATGGCCAGACAATCAGGCGTCATCAAACATTACATCCTCAAGATCTCTGTGATTGGGTGGG TTCCTCCTGCTCTTATTGTCAGTATCCTTTTTGTCTTGCGCAAATATGGTGAGCAGACCATACAGACAGAGTCAAGCAATGTAACCAT GTGCTGGATTTTAGACACCACTGTCCACTACACCGTGAACATCGGTTATTACTGCTTCGTCTTCATCTTCACCTTCTCCACCTGCATCGTGGTGCTGCGATGGCTCTCCATGCTGAAGGTGAGCAAGTTTAACAAGGCTGTAAAGGTGAAACGCACAGGAACCGCCACCTTGGACGTCACCACCGTCCTGGGCCTCTGCTGTCTGCTGGGACTCACCTGGAGTTTCGCGTTCTTCAGCTACGGAGGTCTGCGTATGTCCTCGTACTACATATTCACCATACTAAACTCCTTCCAAG GATTGTTCTTGTTCATATATTACGTGAAAACGAGCACCCTCTTTGGAGACTCAGTGCCATCAGAAGATAGCAACAACATGACTGAAGAAACCAACACAGAAAACCCATATGATAACCAACTACCACCACCCTCCAAAAAGGACTTCTGA
- the rad51 gene encoding DNA repair protein RAD51 homolog 1: protein MAMRNASRVEVEAEIEEEENFGPQPVSRLEQCGISSSDIKKLEDGGFHTVEAVAYAPKKELLNIKGISEAKADKILTEAAKMVPMGFTTATEFHQRRAEIIQISTGSKELDKLLQGGIETGSITEMFGEFRTGKTQLCHTLAVTCQLPIDQGGGEGKAMYIDTEGTFRPERLLAVAERYGLVGSDVLDNVAYARAFNTDHQTQLLYQASAMMTESRYALLIVDSATALYRTDYSGRGELSARQGHLGRFLRMLLRLADEFGVAVVITNQVVAQVDGAAMFSADPKKPIGGNILAHASTTRLYLRKGRGETRICKIYDSPCLPEAEAMFAINADGVGDAKD, encoded by the exons ATGGCTATGAGGAACGCATCCCGGGTGGAGGTGGAGGCTGAGATCGAGGAGGAGGAAAATTTTGGGCCTCAACCTGTTTCCCGTCTGGAG CAGTGTGGCATTAGCAGCAGTGACATTAAGAAGCTGGAAGATGGTGGTTTTCACACCGTGGAGGCCGTTGCGTACGCCCCCAAGAAAGAGCTGCTGAACATCAAAGGAATCAGCGAAGCCAAAGCCGATAAGATCCTG ACAGAGGCTGCTAAGATGGTTCCCATGGGCTTCACCACAGCGACTGAGTTCCACCAGCGCAGAGCTGAAATCATCCAGATCTCCACAGGATCCAAAGAGCTTGATAAACTCCTGCAGG GAGGAATCGAGACGGGATCCATCACTGAGATGTTCGGCGAGTTCCGCACTGGAAAGACGCAGCTGTGTCACACACTGGCTGTCACCTGCCAG CTGCCCATAGATCAGGGCGGTGGGGAAGGAAAAGCCATGTACATCGACACAGAAGGAACCTTCCGTCCAGAGAGACTGCTGGCTGTAGCTGAGAG GTACGGGCTGGTGGGCAGTGACGTACTGGATAATGTGGCGTACGCCAGGGCCTTCAACACAGACCATCAGACGCAGCTGCTGTATCAGGCCTCCGCTATGATGACTGAGTCCAG ATACGCTCTGCTCATCGTAGACAGCGCTACTGCACTTTACAGGACAGATTACTCTGGACGAGGAGAGCTGTCCGCCCGTCAGGGGCATCTGGGCCGATTTCTGCGCATGCTGCTCCGTCTCGCTGATGAG TTTGGCGTGGCTGTCGTCATCACTAACCAGGTGGTAGCACAGGTGGACGGAGCGGCCATGTTTTCTGCAGATCCCAAGAAGCCGATTGGAGGAAACATTCTGGCACACGCATCGACTACTCG ATTATATCTGCGGAAGGGTCGAGGTGAGACGCGGATATGTAAGATCTACGACTCCCCATGTTTGCCTGAGGCGGAGGCCATGTTTGCCATTAATGCTGATGGAGTGGGTGATGCCAAAGACTGA
- the rmdn3 gene encoding regulator of microtubule dynamics protein 3, translating into MSWFGRSTVIGLGVGVTISTGLIALLIIKEALRRRNRRRLLLHNTSSGLQNDAVDSAAFSAAVRGLSPEQHVELRKTLDEVMKSVSSLRNEIAELREGLRDITTTIAEDVKKTVEENQRSRRRRAFMPRERSESVSSSSIYFTASAGATSLYDDSEVGYTTAYSNAESDYTDRETDRETDKDGEDDGRDSDEEEEMSCATVLTLRQDDSQLEEEDDEDAGLMVDTLTDIPSPELTLLLAQCDLLHAGDSGKKAEGFKLLTENRPLYADNMEFMWRLARAYSDMCETTDNREEKRNYAEQGHYEAEAALMRNGLSADCHKWFAVLARLSSQYESIHGKLKSGRVLKEHLDRALALRDDDPICFYLLGRWCLEVSSLGWLETKAAATLYETPPTSSLNEALENFLKAEELKPGFSKTVRLYIAKCHKELGNMSEARNWVQLALSTPAGANEDSDSAALQEELKALIDSTADQSASSIVD; encoded by the exons ATGAGCTGGTTCGGTAGGAGCACAGTGATCGGTCTTGGTGTCGGTGTGACTATCAGCACCGGCCTGATCGCATTGTTGATCATTAAAGAGGCTCTCAGGAGGAGAAACCGCCGCCGTCTGCTTCTGCACAACACGAGCTCCGGATTGCAGAATGACGCAG TGGACTCCGCggctttttctgcagcagtgaGGGGTTTGTCTCCTGAGCAGCATGTGGAACTGAGGAAGACTCTGGATGAGGTGATGAAGAGCGTGTCCAGTCTGAGGAATGAGATCGCAGAGCTGCGTGAGGGTCTGAGGGACATCACCACCACCATCGCTGAAGATGTGAA GAAGACTGTGGAGGAGAATCAAAGATCGCGGCGGCGACGGGCGTTTATGCCGAGGGAACGCTCTGAATCCGTGAGCTCCAGCTCCATTTATTTCACCGCCAGCGCCGGGGCCACCAGTCTCTATGACGACAGTGAGGTTGG ATACACCACGGCATATTCCAACGCTGAGTCCGACTACACGGACAGAGAGACGGATCGCGAGACAGATAAAGATGGTGAGGACGACGGCAGAGACTCAGATGAGGAGGAAGAGATGAGCTGCGCCACGGTGCTCACGCTGCGACAGGACGATTCGCAGCTCGAGGAAGAGGATGATGAAGATGCCGGGCTAATGGTGGACACTTTAACAGACATTCCCAGTCCTGAACTCACACTCCTGCTCGCCCAGTGTGATCTGCTGCATGCAGGGGACTCTGGGAAAAAAGCAGAGGGCTTCAAGCTGCTGACGGAGAACAGACCACTG TATGCTGATAACATGGAGTTTATGTGGCGACTGGCTCGTGCATACAGCGACATGTGTGAGACGACAGACaacagagaagaaaagagaaactaCGCAGAGCAAG GTCATTATGAAGCTGAGGCAGCGCTGATGAGGAATGGACTGAGTGCAGATTGTCACAAGTG GTTTGCCGTCCTCGCACGCTTGTCTTCACAGTACGAGAGCATTCACGGAAAACTGAAAAGCGGCCGCGTACTGAAG GAGCATTTGGATCGAGCTTTGGCTCTGCGTGACGATGATCCGATCTGTTTCTACCTGCTCGGCCGCTGGTGTTTAGAG gtGAGCTCTCTGGGTTGGTTGGAGACGAAAGCTGCCGCCACACTTTATGAAACTCCTCCTACATCCTCACTGAATGAAGCTTTGGAGAACTTCCTCAAG GCGGAGGAGTTAAAACCAGGATTCTCTAAAACAGTTCGGCTTTATATCGCCAAG TGTCATAAGGAGCTCGGAAACATGTCAGAGGCCAGAAACTGGGTCCAGTTAGCTCTGAGCACACCAGCAGGAGCAAATGAG GATTCTGACAGCGCCGCTCTACAGGAGGAGCTAAAGgctttgattgacagcactGCTGACCAATCTGCAAGCAGTATAGTTGATTAA